Part of the Bacillus cereus group sp. RP43 genome is shown below.
TTAATTTGTGGTAAATTCTTAGGACGTGTAAAAGAAATTTTAGAAAACACGTCAGAGAACAATACATCTGTATATTAATAAAAAGCTCGCGTTTGCGAGCTTTTTATCATTTCATTTCTTCATTTGTATCCTACTATATGTACAAACCTTTCCCAGTAATCTTACAATGAATGATCATGTATTAGGAATTTGCGAAAATACATTGCTGATATATGGTATATAGATATAAAATAAGAAAAGAATAATTTTTTTGGCAAATCTTACTGACGAAACTGTAGTATAATATATTGTATTGTATGAAAAAGAGAGTTATTCTATATAAGTGTTTTATAGATAATGTGTAATCAGTCGTCAAAACATAAAGAGTATTGACTCCTGGTTTTTTTATTTTGCCGTAACAATGTTTCAGGAGGATGTCATGAAAAGAAGTACCGATTTTCTAAAAAGCTTAGATGTAAAACTAATTTTAATTTTGTTTGCATTATGTGTTACGAGTATAGCCGCTATATATAGCAGTCAGCAAACCGGACAATATGGAGATGCAAACTTTGCTTTGAAACAAGGTGTTAACTACATAATAGGGGTTGTATTGTTACTTCTTGTTGCAAGCATCGATTTAGATCAATGGCAAAAATTGTCTTGGCCACTTTATATCGCTGGGTTTGGTTCACTTATTCTTTTGAAAATACTACCGGTTTCCACTTTTACACCTGAAAAATTAGGTGCAAAAAGATGGTTCGTTTTCCCAGTAGCTGGACAAATTCAGCCGTCTGAGTTTTTCAAAATTTCATTGCTTCTCATAGTTGCAAGTATAGCGGTGAAACATAATGCTCAATATATGGCCCGGACATTCCAAACTGATTTGAAATTAGTCGGAAAGATAATGTTAGTATCTCTTCCACCTATGGCCGTTGTATATAGCCAACCAGATACAGGTATGGTGTTCTTATATGCAGCAGCTATCGCATGTATTTTATTTATGTCAGGAATTCAAAAGAAATTAATTGCGTTATGTACAGTTATTCCGTTGACGATATTATCTGCGTTAATATTTATTTTCGTAAGGTATAGGGATTTCTTCTTTAATAATTTAGTTACTTTACTAAAACCTCACCAACAGTCGCGTATTGTAGGTTGGTTAAATCCATTTGAAAATGCAGATCAAGGCTATCAAACACAGCAATCGATTTTAGCTGTAGGTAGTGGGGGAATGGAAGGGAAAGGTTTTGGTGAAGGAAGCGTCTATATCCCAGAGAAACATACTGACTTTATTTTCGCTACAATTGCCGAAGAAGGTGGATTTATAGTAGCGGCGTTAGTTGTGTTCTTGTTCCTGTTATTACTTTATCGAACAATTATTATCGGTTATTCTGCTGATAATTTATTTGGTACATTATTATGTGCTGGATCAATAGGAATACTAACGGTTCAAATATTCCAAAATATTGGTATGATCGTTGGATTAATGCCTGTAAAAGGTATCGCATTACCTTTCTTATCATATGGGGGAAGTTCCTTATTCTCGAATATGATTATGATGGGACTCATATTATCGGTACGGAAAACGTATAAAAAATATATGTTTTCAGTTAAGTAAAAAAAGCTGGTTCGTTTAAAAACGAATCAGCTTTTTTTACATATATGCCCTTAAACGTTGCAAACTAAGAAAGAATTGCAGTTTGCGACGTTTAAGGGGTGCAAAGTTATGCATATTTTTGAAGGAGCACGGCATCTTTCTAATGGCGAATGGGTTATCCGAGCGATTATAGCTTATATATTTTTAATTCTTGTTGCGAAAGCGATGGGGCAAAGGTCTATTGCGCAACTAAGATTTTTAGACGTTGTACTAGTGTTATTATTAGGGGGGAATATTTCTAACGCATTATCAGATGAAAAGGTTGGATTACTCGGTTCGATGATTACAACGTTCATGCTCGTTGTACTTCATATAATAAGCTCTATTTTAATGTTGAAATGGGATAGGTGGAGACGTTTTTTAGAACCTGCACCTATTATTCTTATACATAATGGTTCCATTGATTTTAGTAACTTAAAAAAAGCGAGAATTACGGTGGAATATTTATTTTCGGAGCTACGTTTGCAAAATGTGAGCGATATTACCACAATAAAATTAGCTTTATGGGAAGCAAGCGGCGTCGTTTCTATATTTCAATATCCAGAATATGAAGCAGTTTCTCGTCTTGATCTTAAAGTGGCGGGGAGAAAATCTCCAGTTGCTTTTATATTAGTGAAAGATGGTAGAATTCAGCAAGATGTTCTCGCTTTATTAGGAAAAACGGAAGAGTGGGCGAAAGAATATTTAGAGAAGAATACAGAAATTGAGTCCATTATATTAGCTACGGTAGATGAAGCATATAAAATAAATATTTTGTTGAAAAAATGAAAAACATACGCATTTTGTCATTTCATACATATGATACAATAGTGTGGACAACGAAAAAATGGGAGGTGTTTCCATGGGATATGTAGAGGAATTACGAAAAGTAGTTGGTCATCGCCCTTTAATTTTAGTTGGTGCTGTTGTACTCGTTATAAATGAAAGTGGATATGTATTATTACAGCAAAGAACAGAGCCGTACGGAAAATGGGGGTTGCCTGGCGGGCTAATGGAGCTTGGTGAATCACCAGAAGAAACAGCTTACCGTGAAGTATATGAAGAGACAGGAATAGAAGTAAAGAACCTCCGATTAATCAATGTATTTTCTGGAGCGAACTATTTTACAAAATTAAAAAACGGCGATGAGTTTCAATCCGTAACGACAGCCTATTATACCGATGAATATGAAGGGAATTTTGTTATGAATAAAGAAGAAGCGGTTCAGCTTAAATTCTTCCGGGTAACAGAGCTACCTGATTATATTGTAGGATCGCATAAAAAAATGATTGTGGAATATATGAAAATTATGGAAAAAAAGATATAATAGTAGTGGAAGAAATACAAAAACACAGTTCTGGTCGGTAGTCCAGACGCATGATTTCATGTCAGTAACCTTCCCCTCCGGGATGTCCAGTATTTCTAATTTTTTAAAAGGAGGGGCTGTCAATGGATTTGACAGTATATCACGATGGTCAATTTTTTGTAGGAATTATTACGCATAAAGAAAAAGGGAAATTGTATGGAGCAAGGTATATTTTTGGAATGGAACCTTCAGACGAGGAAGTACTTATATTTGTGAATGGTCCAATGTTAGCATATTTCCAGCACGTTGCAAAATGCGGTGTGGAAGTTAAAGAAAAACAGCGTCCAAAAAATATAAAACGTATCATACGACAAGCGGCAAAAGAAGTAAATGTAAAACGTTTTACAAAGGCGCAAGAAGCAATTAGTTTATCTTATGAACTGCATAAACAAGATAGGAAAGTGCAATCTAAAGAGAGACGAGAAGCAGAGAAGCAGCGAAAACGTTTTATAAAAGTACAAAGAGCAAAGCAAAAGCATCGTGGTCATTAATAAAAGGTGTTAGAGCAAGAGCTCTAACACCTTTTCTATGTTGAAATACAAGTAAACTTACTTGTATTCTCTAAACATTAACTGGTAAGATACAAATAGGTAGAATTAGAGGAGGGAAAAGATTGATTAACTTTAACTTTTTTATGAATGATGTTGTCCGTCAAGCGCGTGAAGAGATTGTCTCTGCGGGATATACAGAATTGACGACACCAGAAGCAGTCGAAGAAGCATTTAAAAGAAATGGTACAACACTTGTAATGGTAAACTCTGTATGTGGTTGTGCAGGTGGCATTGCTCGTCCTGCTGCTGCACATTCCGTACATTATGATAAACGCCCTAACCACCTTGTAACGGTATTTGCGGGTCAAGATAAAGAAGCAACAGCAAGAGCGCGTGAATATTTTGAAGGATATCCACCTTCATCTCCATCATTTGCTTTATTGAAAGATGGAAAAATTGTAACGATGGTAGAACGTCATGAAATTGAAGGTCATGAACCAATGCAAGTAATTGCAAAACTACAATCTTATTTCGAAGATAATTGCGAAGAACTATAAGGAAGCGAAAAGACGGTATGTCCACGATTAAGTGGGTGTATCGTCTTTTTATTTGTTTTTTATAATGATTGGACATGCATGGATTTTATATTTTATGCATGTTTTTATGCAATTAAAATGAACTTAATAATGTTTTTGTGTTTATTTTTATTTTAAATGTTGCATAAAAATGAAAGTGTTGATACAATACAAACATCGAATAAATATTCTATTTAACTTTTAAATATACATTATTAGGGGGAAGAAAGATGAAGAAGTTATTATCAATATCATTTGCACTTATTTTAATTGTAAGTATGTTCAGTGCTTGTAGTAATGGGGAAGAAAAGGCGAAGATTGAGAATAAAAAAGTACTTGTTATGGGGACTTCAGCAGACTATAAACCGTATGAATACGTGGAAGCATCAAAAAGTGATGAAATTATCGGTTTTGATGTTGATATTGCAAAATATATCGGAAAAGAACTTGGGTATGAAGTGAAAGTGAAAGATATGGATTTTGGCGGATTATTAGCATCTCTTAGCTCAGGAAAAGTTGATTTCGTTATGGCAGGTATGACACCAACTGCAGAGCGTAAAAATAATGCTGATTTCACAGATATTTATTTTGTTGCTAAAAATATGATTGTTTCAAAAAAGGGCTCTAATATTAAATCATTAGAAGATTTAAAAGGTAAAAAAGTAGGAGTACAAACAGGATCAATCCAAGAAGAAAAAGCAGAAGAATTTAAAAAACAAGTCGATTTCAAAGCTGAGGGACGTGACCGTATACCAGAAATCGTACAAGAAATTAAAGCTGGTCGTTTTGACGCTGCAATTATAGAAGACACAGTTGCAAAAAATTATTTAGAAAAAATGAAAGATTTGCAAGGAATTGAAATTCAAGAAGCACCAGAAGAAGTAGGTGCAGCAATTGCTCTTCCGAAAAACAGTGATAAAACAGAAGAATTTAATAAAGTAATTAAGAAAATGAAAGAAAATGGAGAAATGGATAAATTAGTGAAGAAATGGTTTGGCAGCGGAAAATAAGCTGCCTTTCACTTTTCTGTGAGGGGAATGAAAAGGATGAATCTAGATTTTTCGGCAATTACGCCTTCAATACCATATATATTAAAGGGATTAGAAGTTACATTGAAAATTGTAGCTGCATCAGCTGTGGTAGGATTTATTTTAGGAACGTTATTAGCACTTTGCAAAATTGCTAGAATACGAGTATTAAATATTGCAGCAGATATTTATACGTCAATATTTCGTGGCACACCGCTAGTATTGCAATTAATGATTATTTATTTTGGTGTTCCGCAAATGATTGGATATGAGATACCAGCCTTTTTAGCAGCTGTACTTGCATTTAGCTTAAACTCAGGTGCATATATGTCAGAAGTGATTCGTGCCGGCATTCAAGCAGTCGATAAAGGGCAAACAGAAGCAGCGATGGCTTTAGGTATTCCGTACAGTAAAATGATGAGAAATATTATTTTTCCTCAAGCTTTAAAAAATATATTACCAGCGCTTGTGAATGAGTTTGCGACACTTACGAAAGAGTCGGCTGTAGTAACTGTAATAGGAGCGACTGATTTAATGCGCCGTGCTTATATTGTAGGCGGTGAAACATTTAAATATCTTGAGCCATTACTGTTTGTTGGACTTATTTATTATATGTTAGTAATTATTCTTACATTAATCGGGAAGGCAATTGAAGGGAGAATGAAGAAAAGTGATTAAAATTGACAACCTTCATAAATCATTTGGAAAAAATGAAGTATTAAAAGGAATTACAACAACGATCGAAAAAGGAGAAGTTGTTGCAATTATCGGACCGTCTGGATCTGGAAAGTCAACATTTTTACGCTGTATGAATGTACTAGAAGCAGCGACAGCTGGTCACATTTGGATTGGAACGGAAGAAGTAACGAATCCGAAGACAAATATTATGCACGTTCGTGAAAATGTCGGAATGGTATTTCAACATTTTCACTTATTCCCTCATATGACTGTATTAGAAAATATTACGTATGCTCCTATCAATGTAAAAGGAGTAACGAAGCAAGAGGCTGAAAAAAAAGCTGAGAAACTTTTAGAGAAAGTGGGGTTATTAGATAAGAAAGATGCATATCCAAATCGCCTTTCAGGTGGACAAAAGCAGCGTGTAGCAATTGCAAGAGCGTTAGCGATGGAACCGGAAGTTATGTTGTTTGATGAACCGACTTCTGCGTTAGATCCAGAAATGGTGAAAGAAGTGTTAGAAGTTATGAAATCATTAGTTACGACAGGAATGACGATGGCAATCGTTACACATGAAATGGGATTTGCAAAAGAAGTAGCAGACCGTGTTCTCTTTTTAGATGGTGGAAAGCTCGTAGAAGATAGTAATCCGGAAGAGTTTTTTACAGCACCAAAAAGTGATCGTGCAAAAGAATTTTTGCAAAAGATATTGTAATATGTGAAGGGTACGTGAATAATAGGTAGAAAAGGATGACATTGCGTCATCCTTTTTTTATACTATTTTTAAATACATTTATACATATAGGAGTAATGATATGTTTAAAATTGGATATAGAACAGTGAAAACAGCGCTTGGAACGGGAGCGGCAGTTTTTATTGCTCAGTTATTAGGATTAGAATTTTATAGTTCAGCTGGTATTTTAGTCATTTTATGCGTGCAAAATACGAAACGAAAATCCGTTCAAGTATCGTTGCACCGTTTCTTAGCTTGTGTATTATCGATGGTATTTGCGTTTTGTATTTTTGAAACCATTGGTTATACACCACTTGCGATTAGCGTATTACTGCTTACCTTCATTCCGACTGCAGTTATGTGCAAAATTCAAGAAGGCATTGTCACGAGTTCGGTTATCGTTATGCATCTGTATTCATTAAAGCAAATTACATGGTCTATAGTTGGTAATGAAATTGCTATATTAACGATTGGAATTAGTGTCGCTTTATTAGTAAACATGTACATGCCAAGCAGTGAGAATAAACTGAAAGAGTATCAAGGGAAAATAGAAGACCATTTCAGAACGATTTTGTTTGAAATGGTCGTTTATTTACGAAATCGAGATAGTAATTGGAGTGGGGCCGAATTAATTGAAACAGAAATGATGCTGAAAGAAGCAAAAGATTTATCATTTAAAAAACTTGAGAATGAATTTATGCGTGAAGATGACTATTATTATCGGTATTTTGATATGCGTATGCAACAATTTGAAATTTTGGAGCGAATGATACCATTAGCTGCATCACTATCTTGGACGTATGAACAAGCTGATATGATTGCAGACGTAATCGAAAATATAGGAAATTCTATTCGTCCTGAAAGTACAGGAGTCATTTCGTTAAGACAACTTCAAGAAATGCGAGAAGTATTTAGAGAAATGCCTTTACCAGTCTCGCGAGAAGAATTTGAAATACGTGCAAAACTCGTTCAACTTGTTTATGAAATGGAGCAATATTTACTCATTAAAAGTCGTTTTAAGGGAAAGGATAATATAAAAGAACTTATTTAGAAGGTAGGAATTATATATGCCGTATCTTCTTTCTTTATTATTATGTCTTTCTCTATCACCAATCTGGCCTCTTGGTGATAATCCACGTGCTGGAGATCCTTTTATAATTGTAAATAAAGCAACGAATAAACTAGCTTACATTGATGATGGGAAGATCCAAAAGGTTTTTCCAGTAGCGACAGGGAAAACAAATGAATTAACCCCAGAAGGAACCTTTGACATTGTATTGAAGGCGAAGGATCCTTATTATATTGCGAAGGATATTCCTGGGGGTTCTCCAAAAAATCCACTTGGATCGAGGTGGATGGGATTTAATGCAAGAGGAACGGATGGAAGTAAGTATGGGATACACGGGACAAACCAGCCTAGTTCAATTGGAAAATATATTTCGCAAGGATGTATAAGAATGAAGAAACATGATGTGGAATATTTGTTTGATCGTATTCCACTTGGAACGAAAGTATCGATTGTGAAATCGAAAAAATCATTTCAGCAATTGGCAAAGGAAAAAGGGGCCATAGCATTTGGAAAAGTCAACGAAACGGTTGGCTTTTTTCTTTTCTATAAGTTGTCTTGACATGTGTACATAACCATGCGTTAATGAGAATATATAAAGATAATTGAGTAAAGGGGTTGCTCATATGTATTTAAATCCAAAAATTTCTTACATGCAGTTTTGTGTTGGTTTTCTATTTGTTATTACATTCATATTGGCAACTTTTAATATATGCTCTTACGTTGTAGCGATTGTATTTATGGCATTACTCAATCTTACTTTTGTTATTGGGGCATTTCAGCAGAAACAATATACAAGTTTTGTAATAGCACTTGTAATGGCTTTTTCCTTTAGCATTGTAGCAATTGTTATATATATAAAATAAAATGTTCATTACAAGATAGACTATCTCGATTTCGAGATGGTCTATTTTGTATGTGTAAGCAGTAAAAAAAGGACGAGTGAATCGTCCTTTTTACCAAAACATACTTGCGCCAGTAAGTAATGTTGTTACAAGCATAGAAATTAGCATTATATAAACCATAATTTTTTGAGCTTTTTTATGCATCGTTAAACCTCCTTGCAAATCAGTACAAATTTATTGTAACTAGAAATGGATTTGTGGACAAGGGGAGAGAAATGACAAATTTCGAGAAGTGTGTGTAAAGTATAACAGGAAATTTGTGCGTGTGTAGAGAATATATTAAAAGATAGAGTACTAGTTTTTTGTTATGCAAGCATGAAGAATGGAGATACGATGATGAAAATATACGAAACAGATCGTTTACATTTAAGAGAAATTGATGAGTCGTATACTGAAAAAGTTCTTCAATATTACGACAGAAATCGTGAATTTTTAAAAGCTTGGGAAGAGTATAGACCGGAGGATTTTTTTACATTAGATTATCAAAATAAAAAGTTACAAAAGGATAGAAAAGAGTTTGCAGAAGGTAAAATCATCAGGCTATGGATTTTTAAAAAGGGTGATGATACGAAAATAATTGGTTGTATATCATTTAATTTAATTGTTCGTGGTATTTATCAATCTTGTGTACTCGGTTATAAATTAGATAAGGAAGAGTTAAATAAAGGTTATACGACAGAAGCGCTTAGAAAAGCAATTCAAGTTGCTTTTGGGGAATTTCATTTACATCGTATAGAAGCACCGATTATGCCACGAAATTTAGCATCTATACAAGTAGTGACGAAGATAGGATTTCAATATGAAGGTGTGTCTCGAAAAATGCTAATGGTAAATGGCGTCTGGGAAGATCATATGCGGTGGGTGTTGTTAAACGAGTAATAGAAGGCAGATGGGTATCTAGATGTGTTAACCATCTGTTTTTTGTCTTGTATTTCGAAACTTTTGCGAAATTCTGTTATAATTAATGTTGTTACATACATAATGGTAGTGCAGGAGGCGCAGTCTTATGATTAATCAAGAACGTTTAGTAAATGAATTTATGGAGTTAGTACAAGTAGATTCTGAAACAAAATTTGAAGCAGAAATTTGCAAAGTGTTAACAGAGAAATTTACTGCTTTAGGTGTAGAAGTATTTGAGGATGACACGATGGGTGTGACTGGTCATGGCGCAGGTAACTTAATTTGTACTTTACCAGCAACAAAAGACGGTGTTGATACAATTTATTTCACTTCTCATATGGATACAGTAGTTCCTGGTAATGGAATTAAGCCTTCTATTAAAGATGGATATATCGTATCAGATGGTACTACAATTTTAGGAGCCGATGACAAAGCTGGATTAGCATCTATGTTTGAAGCAATTCGTGTCTTAAAAGAGAAAAACATTCCTCATGGTAAAATTGAATTTATTATTACAGTTGGAGAAGAATCTGGTCTTATTGGTGCAAAAGCGTTAGACCGTGAACGTATTACAGCAAAATATGGTTATGCATTAGATAGTGATGGAAAAGTTGGTGAAATTGTAGTTGCAGCGCCAACACAAGCGAAAGTGAATGCGATTATTCGCGGGAAAACAGCTCATGCTGGCGTAGCACCAGAAAAAGGTGTATCTGCAATTACTATCGCAGCGAAAGCAATTGCGAAGATGCCACTTGGTCGTATTGATTCTGAAACGACTGCAAATATTGGACGTTTTGAAGGTGGTACACAAACAAATATCGTTTGCGATCATGTACAAATCTTTGCAGAGGCTCGTTCTTTAATCAACGAGAAAATGGAAGCACAAGTTGCGAAAATGAAAGAAGCATTTGAAACAACTGCAAAAGAAATGGGTGGTCATGCAGACGTTGAAGTAAACGTTATGTATCCAGGATTTAAGTTTGCTGCTGGCGATCACGTTGTAGAAGTTGCAAAACGTGCAGCTGAAAAAATTGGTCGTACACCTTCTCTTCACCAAAGTGGTGGCGGAAGTGATGCAAACGTAATTGCAGGACACGGTATTCCAACAGTTAACTTAGCAGTTGGTTATGAGGAAATTCATACAACAAACGAGAAGATTCCTGTTGAAGAATTAGCGAAAACAGCAGAATTAGTTGTTGCAATTATTGAAGAAGTAGCGAAGTAATAAAATAAAAAAGACGTGTGAACCAATTATGGTTTACACGTCTTTTTTATTTTGATTCAACTGCTTTCACTAGGCGGATAAACCAATATAAGAAAATCCATGGCAGTATATAAGTTGTTACGATACCTAGTAAACGAGGGAGGAGTCCAGCTGTATTAATATTAAAAATCGGGAGTAGTAAGTAATTAATGAAGAGGATTAATATAATAATGAGAAAGGTATAGTTAAGTTTACTATTTGATTTCATAATAAGTCACTCCTTTTACAATAATATCCATATTTCGTATTAAGTATAGCAAAAATAAGGATAAAAAGAATAAGTAATTATTATATTGTACATGAATTTGGTATAATGAAAGAACAGATGTTCTTCGAAAGGAGTGAGTAGTATGCGAGAAATGTATCCGAAAAATGGTCGTGTTATTTTACATGTAGATATGAATTGTTTTTTCGCATCTGTTGAAATTGCTCATGATTCATCATTACAAGGAAAGCCATTAGCGGTTGCTGGAAATGAAAAAGAGAGAAAAGGAATTATTATAACGTGTAGTTATGAGGCGAGAGAATATGGAATACGTACGACGATGCCTCTTTGGGAAGCGAAAAGGTTATGCCCACAATTAGTTGTAAGGCGTCCTAATTTTACAATATATCGTGAAGCTTCATTTCAAATGTTTCAAATCCTTTCACGTTTTACAGAAAAGATACAACCAGTCTCTATAGATGAAGGATATTTAGATATCACAGATTGCTATGCACTCGGTTCGCCTCTTGAAATAGCAAAGATGATTCAACAAGCGTTGTTAACAGAGTTACAGCTTCCGTGTAGTATTGGAATTGCTCCAAATCTTTTTCTAGCAAAGACCGCTTCAGATATGAAAAAACCACTTGGTATTACTGTGCTTCGAAAACGTGATATTCCAGAATTGATTTGGCCACTTTCAGTTGGAGCCATGCATGGAATTGGTGAGAAAACAGCTGAAAAATTAAATGATATTCATATACAGACAATTGAACAATTGGCAAAGGGAGACGAGTATATCATTCGCGCTAAGATTGGAAAGCACGGTGTTGATTTACAAAGGCGTGCAAAAGGTATAGATGATAGAGAAGTTGATCCGAGTCAAATGGGACAGCATAAAAGTGTCGGTAATTCGACGACCTTTTCAAAGGATATGGATGAAGAGAAAGAGTTACTTGATATGTTAGAACGTTTATCAAAATCAGTGAGTAAAAGGTTACAAAAGCGAACTCTTGTCAGCTATAATATTCAAATTATGATTAAATACCATGATAGGCGAACAGTAACACGGAGTAAGCAATTGAAAAATGCCATTTGGGAAGAACGCGATATTTTTCAAGCAGCATCCCGTTTATGGAAGCAACATTGGGACGGTGATTCCGTTCGTTTACTAGGTGTTACAGCTACTGAAATAGAGTGGAAGACAGAATCGGTGAAACAATTGGATTTGTTTTCATTTGAAGAGGATGCGAAAAAAGAACCGCTACTTGCTGTCATTGATCAAATTAATGATAAGTATGGAACACCGCTTTTACAACGAGGTAGTCAACTACTACGTAGGCAAGAGAAGTCGTTTCAACAAAAGTTAGAAAATAAGTTTATGTAGAAGGTGTCATGAAGTAGTAACTATCATGACACCTTTCATATTTAACTCGCTTCTAAATCTAAAGAAGTCTTCCAACCAGCAGCAGTAACGCCAGATTCTAATAACATTCTACTTACTATTTTTTCAATTAAGATAGCCGCATTTGTCTTGCAATGTAATGTAGCCTGTATACAGACTTTTTGGTTAGAATCTACATCTTCACTATATAACTCTTTTAAACCGAGACCTTCTGTACTTACCATGTGCATGAGTAAAAAACGAATATGTGCTTCATTTTCTTCGGAACAAGTAAGAGAAAGGAAGTAGTTTGTTTGTTCAGGTGATTCTTCTTTTGATTTTTTATTCATAAAGAGAGCGATCGGGCGAAGTAGTATATTTGCTAGTAAAACGCCGGCTGCACCTAATATAGCTGCAACGAGAAAACCAGCGCCTGTAAGAGTGCCGACAGCAGCAGCACACCATAAAGTAGCCGCAGTATTTAATCCTCTAATACTAAAACCGTCACGGATAATCACACCGCCTCCTAAAAAGCCAATCCCACTAACAACTTGAGCAGCAATACATGAGGGGCTAGCATCATGATCGAGCATGACGGATAATAAAACAAATATACAGGCACCAAGTGATACGAGAGCATTTGTCCGCAGTCCGACCATCCGGTGTCTCCATTGCCTTTCCATTCCGATGCAAGCACCTACAATAATTGCGATAAATAATCTTAATACAATGTCATACCATACCATCATGGTCACCTCCATACATATAAGTACGTGTTATGTTTTTAAGAATGAGTGGGGAGTACCCACTCATTCTCGTTTTTATCCCGCTATTTGCCGGGCAGTAAGACCCCCAGCTCAAAATTCAGCGAAAGTAAAGAAGTTAGGCGGGGGATCAACTGCCCGTAAAAGCCCGATTGGTGAAGGCTAATAATCAGTGGGGGATGAACAAAACCCCCACTGATTAAAGTTTCACTTTATAACCAGCTATGAAACTTTTTAATATAAACTTTTTTCAGGAATTGTGTTAAGAAAGTATAGCCTAATAATATTCCTACTAGCCAAGGGAAATAGCTAAGTGGTAATGCTTGTAAACCAACGGCCGCACCAAGTGGTGAGAATGGAATATAAATTCCGATTGCCATAATACAAGCGGTTAATAAAAGTACCGGTGCTGATGCAGTACTTTGAATGAATGGAATCTTCTGTGTTCTTATCATGTGAACGATTAAAGTTTGTGTGAGCAGTCCAACGACAAACCAACCAGATTGGAATAATGATTGTTCGCTAGGTGTATTTGCACCGAAGACATTCCACATGATTACGTATGTGATAATATCAAATATGGAACTAATTGGACCGATACAAATAATGAAGTTCCGTAAGTTTGCAGTATCCCATTTTCTCGGTTTTTCTAAAAACTCTTTATCCATTTTGTCCCATG
Proteins encoded:
- a CDS encoding DUF3894 domain-containing protein codes for the protein MYLNPKISYMQFCVGFLFVITFILATFNICSYVVAIVFMALLNLTFVIGAFQQKQYTSFVIALVMAFSFSIVAIVIYIK
- a CDS encoding aromatic acid exporter family protein, whose amino-acid sequence is MFKIGYRTVKTALGTGAAVFIAQLLGLEFYSSAGILVILCVQNTKRKSVQVSLHRFLACVLSMVFAFCIFETIGYTPLAISVLLLTFIPTAVMCKIQEGIVTSSVIVMHLYSLKQITWSIVGNEIAILTIGISVALLVNMYMPSSENKLKEYQGKIEDHFRTILFEMVVYLRNRDSNWSGAELIETEMMLKEAKDLSFKKLENEFMREDDYYYRYFDMRMQQFEILERMIPLAASLSWTYEQADMIADVIENIGNSIRPESTGVISLRQLQEMREVFREMPLPVSREEFEIRAKLVQLVYEMEQYLLIKSRFKGKDNIKELI
- a CDS encoding MgtC/SapB family protein codes for the protein MVWYDIVLRLFIAIIVGACIGMERQWRHRMVGLRTNALVSLGACIFVLLSVMLDHDASPSCIAAQVVSGIGFLGGGVIIRDGFSIRGLNTAATLWCAAAVGTLTGAGFLVAAILGAAGVLLANILLRPIALFMNKKSKEESPEQTNYFLSLTCSEENEAHIRFLLMHMVSTEGLGLKELYSEDVDSNQKVCIQATLHCKTNAAILIEKIVSRMLLESGVTAAGWKTSLDLEAS
- a CDS encoding tripeptidase T → MINQERLVNEFMELVQVDSETKFEAEICKVLTEKFTALGVEVFEDDTMGVTGHGAGNLICTLPATKDGVDTIYFTSHMDTVVPGNGIKPSIKDGYIVSDGTTILGADDKAGLASMFEAIRVLKEKNIPHGKIEFIITVGEESGLIGAKALDRERITAKYGYALDSDGKVGEIVVAAPTQAKVNAIIRGKTAHAGVAPEKGVSAITIAAKAIAKMPLGRIDSETTANIGRFEGGTQTNIVCDHVQIFAEARSLINEKMEAQVAKMKEAFETTAKEMGGHADVEVNVMYPGFKFAAGDHVVEVAKRAAEKIGRTPSLHQSGGGSDANVIAGHGIPTVNLAVGYEEIHTTNEKIPVEELAKTAELVVAIIEEVAK
- a CDS encoding L,D-transpeptidase, with protein sequence MPYLLSLLLCLSLSPIWPLGDNPRAGDPFIIVNKATNKLAYIDDGKIQKVFPVATGKTNELTPEGTFDIVLKAKDPYYIAKDIPGGSPKNPLGSRWMGFNARGTDGSKYGIHGTNQPSSIGKYISQGCIRMKKHDVEYLFDRIPLGTKVSIVKSKKSFQQLAKEKGAIAFGKVNETVGFFLFYKLS
- a CDS encoding DNA polymerase IV — its product is MREMYPKNGRVILHVDMNCFFASVEIAHDSSLQGKPLAVAGNEKERKGIIITCSYEAREYGIRTTMPLWEAKRLCPQLVVRRPNFTIYREASFQMFQILSRFTEKIQPVSIDEGYLDITDCYALGSPLEIAKMIQQALLTELQLPCSIGIAPNLFLAKTASDMKKPLGITVLRKRDIPELIWPLSVGAMHGIGEKTAEKLNDIHIQTIEQLAKGDEYIIRAKIGKHGVDLQRRAKGIDDREVDPSQMGQHKSVGNSTTFSKDMDEEKELLDMLERLSKSVSKRLQKRTLVSYNIQIMIKYHDRRTVTRSKQLKNAIWEERDIFQAASRLWKQHWDGDSVRLLGVTATEIEWKTESVKQLDLFSFEEDAKKEPLLAVIDQINDKYGTPLLQRGSQLLRRQEKSFQQKLENKFM
- a CDS encoding GNAT family N-acetyltransferase; this encodes MMKIYETDRLHLREIDESYTEKVLQYYDRNREFLKAWEEYRPEDFFTLDYQNKKLQKDRKEFAEGKIIRLWIFKKGDDTKIIGCISFNLIVRGIYQSCVLGYKLDKEELNKGYTTEALRKAIQVAFGEFHLHRIEAPIMPRNLASIQVVTKIGFQYEGVSRKMLMVNGVWEDHMRWVLLNE
- the prli42 gene encoding stressosome-associated protein Prli42, coding for MHKKAQKIMVYIMLISMLVTTLLTGASMFW